The following proteins come from a genomic window of Paenibacillus sp. CAA11:
- the yqeH gene encoding ribosome biogenesis GTPase YqeH, with protein sequence MKQNNGAPALPHCSGCGIQLQTVDTGKPGYVPEKALEREPIICQRCFRIKNYNESSSVTPDQDEFLRLLSEIGTKNALIIHIVDIFDFQGSVIGGLQRFVGSNPVLLAVNKTDLLPKVSNWNKIRNWVQKEAKDLGLKVADIVLCSAKQNQGFDRLLEAVDLHRGNRDVYVVGATNVGKSTLINRLIRDYSDLDQELTTSRYPGTTLDMVNIPLDDGHYIVDTPGIMYPSRYTELVGAQDLGVLMPDKPLKPTVYQLNEGQTLFFGSFGRFDFIQGKGHQSFTCFVSGRVPIHRTKLERADELFANHAGELLSPPNPENLAKLPEWTRHEFRIQKGTRSDVFVSGLGWVKINSEEGAVVALHIPKGVKTLVRTSLI encoded by the coding sequence ATGAAACAGAATAACGGGGCTCCTGCCCTTCCGCACTGCAGCGGCTGTGGAATTCAGCTGCAGACGGTAGATACAGGAAAGCCGGGCTATGTTCCGGAGAAGGCGCTGGAGAGGGAACCTATCATCTGCCAGCGCTGCTTTCGCATTAAGAATTATAATGAATCCTCGTCAGTTACTCCTGACCAGGATGAATTTTTGCGTCTGTTAAGTGAGATCGGCACAAAAAACGCGCTGATTATTCACATCGTCGACATTTTTGATTTTCAGGGCAGCGTGATTGGAGGCCTGCAGCGATTTGTGGGCAGCAATCCTGTGCTGCTGGCCGTCAACAAGACAGACTTGCTGCCTAAAGTCAGCAACTGGAACAAAATCCGCAACTGGGTACAGAAGGAAGCCAAGGACCTTGGCTTGAAGGTTGCGGATATAGTGCTTTGCAGTGCCAAGCAGAATCAGGGCTTTGACCGTCTGCTGGAAGCTGTTGATCTGCACCGGGGGAATCGTGACGTATATGTGGTTGGTGCTACGAATGTAGGCAAATCTACGCTGATTAATCGTCTGATTCGCGATTACAGCGACCTGGACCAAGAGCTCACCACATCCCGCTACCCAGGAACTACACTGGATATGGTCAACATCCCGCTTGATGACGGTCATTATATCGTCGATACGCCGGGAATTATGTATCCTTCCAGATACACGGAGCTGGTAGGAGCACAAGACTTGGGGGTTCTTATGCCAGACAAGCCGCTCAAGCCGACCGTCTACCAACTTAATGAGGGACAGACGCTGTTCTTCGGAAGCTTTGGTCGATTTGATTTTATTCAGGGAAAAGGGCACCAGTCTTTCACCTGCTTCGTGAGCGGCCGTGTTCCGATCCATCGCACCAAGCTGGAACGTGCAGATGAGCTGTTTGCTAATCATGCAGGAGAACTTTTGTCTCCTCCGAATCCTGAGAATCTGGCTAAGCTGCCGGAATGGACGAGACATGAATTTAGAATTCAAAAAGGGACACGCTCAGATGTGTTCGTCTCAGGACTGGGATGGGTGAAAATAAACAGCGAGGAAGGTGCAGTTGTTGCACTTCATATTCCTAAAGGGGTAAAAACGCTTGTGCGAACTTCGCTGATCTAG
- a CDS encoding YqeG family HAD IIIA-type phosphatase, with amino-acid sequence MLEIFMPKLRVNSVFDINLEELYMKGYRGIITDLDNTLVGAKDPLATPELAAWFENVKRYGFKLIIVSNNNLDRVSAFATPLDIEFVHKAKKPSNSPFRKAIKMMDLKPEETVVIGDQMMTDVYGGNRLGLYTILVLPISIMDEGFGTRFNRRLERVVKRRLKKVGLWIEEDSDQ; translated from the coding sequence TTGCTGGAAATATTCATGCCCAAACTGCGGGTAAATTCGGTGTTTGACATCAATTTGGAAGAGCTATATATGAAGGGATATCGGGGAATTATAACCGACCTGGATAATACGCTGGTTGGTGCCAAAGATCCGCTTGCTACACCAGAGCTCGCAGCATGGTTCGAAAATGTAAAGCGTTATGGTTTTAAACTTATTATCGTATCCAACAATAATTTGGACAGGGTGTCTGCGTTTGCGACCCCGTTAGATATTGAGTTCGTTCATAAGGCGAAGAAGCCTTCCAACAGCCCTTTCAGAAAAGCCATTAAGATGATGGATCTGAAGCCGGAGGAGACGGTGGTGATTGGGGACCAGATGATGACAGATGTGTACGGAGGCAATCGGCTTGGCCTGTATACCATTCTGGTGCTTCCGATTTCTATTATGGATGAAGGCTTCGGGACGCGGTTTAATCGGCGGCTGGAGAGAGTTGTAAAGCGGCGGCTGAAGAAAGTGGGATTATGGATTGAGGAGGATTCAGATCAATGA
- a CDS encoding transglutaminase TgpA family protein, whose translation MDKTSRFSYSWYYVISIIWLLVIAYQWLSFTDEVWYEETSKLVTFTLLTVAVIEALPFKGLYKWILKFIGVIAIHRWVLVKYGVYQPYGPVFPDQVQQFTSNLVPYVWFAVAAWALFELALRVVTGRYTILFFAGLNIIAFGILDSFTPYRLWVETAWTVFAGMAWLVCSHFRRFQLRHPQGFRHVRRHPLKIGLNIAVIFACVLLIGVSMPAVSPILTDPYSLWESWKETGSGQASSDKSDGTLSETVRSSSGYSRDDSELGGGFNYDSTPVMSVTSTQRAYWRGETREFYTGEGWISTERSRQFNRVGEQEDLFNQGSTALPSVTITQNITMLSSRKYPVMFGAYAIKNIQITDQSAAGFVPNLLWNQKDAELKWDGYRSNARGSDKYPQSYSVTSEVPVIPVSKLEQQSYTDLFGADGPDMKAYLQLPANYPQRVTTLAEEITASGATPYAKMELLRNYLQLNYGYTNTPDESKRVSKDFVEGFLFDVKEGYCDYFSTAMVTMARSVGMPARWVKGYAPGQIADTNLMERTASQGVKPEAATYTVTNSDAHSWAEIYFGEEYGWITFEATPGFVAPVVAEEQEEEPAVEEQPEVEEEESKPAPEPQIEKETTNYTWMVWGAVGVIVVWAAYMLWKYRTALYFTVLRLRRGRELTPGEKVIAESRSWIGLMKRRGYKRLEHETLRETVVRWQQDEPEIAGQLGLLLQQFEKARYSPLEVADEEWRRTQLLTRQLRRLIKNKQVKR comes from the coding sequence ATGGATAAAACATCGCGCTTTAGTTACAGCTGGTATTATGTGATAAGTATAATATGGCTGCTTGTCATTGCTTATCAGTGGCTGTCTTTTACAGATGAGGTTTGGTATGAGGAGACATCAAAGCTGGTTACTTTTACACTGTTAACGGTGGCCGTGATTGAGGCGCTCCCTTTCAAAGGTCTTTATAAATGGATATTGAAATTTATCGGAGTTATAGCCATACATCGTTGGGTGCTTGTGAAATACGGGGTATACCAGCCATATGGCCCTGTATTCCCTGATCAGGTTCAGCAATTTACTTCTAACTTAGTGCCTTACGTATGGTTCGCGGTAGCGGCATGGGCTCTGTTTGAGCTGGCCCTTCGTGTTGTAACAGGCAGGTATACAATTCTTTTCTTTGCAGGCTTGAATATTATCGCGTTTGGTATACTTGACTCCTTTACACCATACCGCTTATGGGTAGAGACGGCGTGGACGGTATTTGCAGGTATGGCTTGGCTTGTCTGCAGTCATTTCCGCCGATTTCAATTAAGGCATCCCCAGGGCTTTAGACATGTGAGGCGTCATCCACTGAAGATTGGGCTTAATATTGCGGTGATTTTCGCTTGTGTCCTATTGATCGGGGTCAGTATGCCTGCGGTATCCCCAATCCTGACTGATCCGTATTCTTTATGGGAGAGCTGGAAGGAAACGGGCAGCGGACAAGCTTCCTCGGACAAGTCGGATGGAACCCTTAGCGAGACCGTCCGTTCATCCTCTGGTTACAGCCGGGATGACAGCGAGCTTGGCGGCGGGTTTAATTACGACAGCACTCCGGTGATGTCGGTGACCTCTACGCAGCGCGCATATTGGCGTGGTGAGACGAGGGAATTCTATACGGGAGAGGGCTGGATTAGTACTGAACGAAGCCGGCAGTTCAACAGAGTAGGAGAGCAAGAGGATTTGTTCAACCAAGGCAGCACAGCGCTGCCGAGCGTAACCATTACCCAAAACATCACGATGCTCTCATCGCGTAAATATCCTGTTATGTTTGGAGCCTATGCCATTAAGAACATCCAGATTACGGATCAGAGCGCTGCGGGGTTCGTCCCTAATCTATTATGGAATCAGAAAGATGCTGAGCTGAAGTGGGACGGGTATAGATCGAATGCTCGGGGAAGCGATAAATATCCTCAGTCGTATTCCGTCACCTCAGAAGTTCCGGTCATTCCGGTGAGCAAGTTGGAGCAGCAAAGCTACACGGATTTGTTCGGCGCAGATGGCCCGGACATGAAAGCCTATTTGCAGCTGCCTGCCAATTACCCCCAGCGGGTCACAACTCTCGCTGAAGAGATTACAGCTTCTGGAGCGACGCCCTATGCCAAAATGGAGCTTTTGCGCAATTACCTCCAGCTTAATTATGGCTATACCAACACTCCCGATGAATCTAAAAGAGTGAGCAAAGATTTTGTAGAAGGTTTTCTTTTCGATGTCAAAGAAGGGTATTGCGACTACTTCTCTACTGCAATGGTTACAATGGCCCGTTCCGTTGGAATGCCGGCCCGCTGGGTGAAGGGCTACGCTCCAGGCCAGATTGCTGACACCAACCTAATGGAGCGCACAGCCTCTCAAGGAGTCAAGCCCGAAGCAGCTACCTATACGGTGACGAATTCTGACGCACACTCTTGGGCTGAAATTTATTTTGGGGAAGAATACGGGTGGATTACCTTTGAAGCGACACCTGGATTTGTTGCTCCAGTCGTAGCAGAGGAGCAAGAAGAGGAGCCGGCGGTAGAAGAGCAGCCTGAGGTGGAAGAGGAAGAGAGCAAGCCTGCGCCGGAACCTCAAATCGAGAAAGAGACGACGAATTATACTTGGATGGTTTGGGGTGCGGTTGGCGTTATTGTCGTATGGGCAGCATATATGCTGTGGAAGTATCGCACCGCTCTATATTTTACAGTGCTGCGTCTGCGCCGAGGGCGTGAACTTACTCCAGGCGAGAAGGTTATCGCGGAGTCGCGGAGCTGGATCGGTCTTATGAAGCGCCGCGGATACAAACGGCTTGAACATGAGACCCTTAGGGAGACAGTTGTCCGCTGGCAGCAGGATGAGCCTGAGATCGCCGGTCAGCTTGGCCTGCTGCTTCAGCAGTTCGAGAAGGCACGGTATAGTCCGCTCGAAGTAGCGGACGAGGAATGGCGCAGAACACAGCTGCTCACAAGACAGCTTCGGAGGCTGATCAAAAATAAACAGGTCAAGCGTTAA
- a CDS encoding DUF58 domain-containing protein — translation MLFVMVSLLIVYWVLLSLGRFQKIRGSRTFSHEVDRGALQAGDQLHIRLKVGLSGLMPASFFVVREVLKRHNGESWSFEESVLTKLRGGGEIKFQTPPLERGRYAFENTEIISEDIFGLLEQKRVSRIPGEFRVLPRMIFIPHWQLFDRNSQRAGTETAVSLSRRETTQINGVRDYVYGDRISRIHWNATAKTGTWKSKEFEHESMPKTVLVLDGRKSSYVSDAQFELAISTTASLLEYGARERMSMGLCTLGDKFQAFMPQAGYMDRQRMLNHLVDLDADGYGNAKARLELRSDFFTSGMFFVFVSPEADEEILDLLVWARVRQMTPYHVEIGDPLHSGEKSGKWQTILLQHGLRGVYVPSLQELPSAMGGLRYG, via the coding sequence ATGCTGTTTGTCATGGTCTCCTTGCTGATTGTGTATTGGGTGCTTCTAAGTCTAGGAAGGTTTCAAAAGATCAGGGGTTCTCGGACCTTCTCGCATGAGGTGGACCGCGGGGCATTGCAGGCTGGAGATCAGCTTCATATCCGTCTGAAGGTTGGGCTTTCCGGATTGATGCCTGCCTCCTTCTTTGTAGTCCGCGAGGTGTTAAAGCGCCACAACGGTGAATCCTGGTCGTTCGAGGAGAGTGTGCTTACAAAGCTGCGCGGCGGCGGCGAAATAAAATTTCAGACCCCACCTCTGGAGAGGGGCAGATATGCTTTCGAGAATACGGAGATCATATCAGAGGATATTTTTGGTCTACTGGAGCAAAAGCGGGTTAGCCGCATTCCCGGAGAATTTAGAGTGCTGCCTAGAATGATATTTATCCCGCACTGGCAGCTGTTTGACCGGAATTCACAGCGAGCGGGTACGGAGACGGCGGTATCGTTGTCGCGTCGGGAAACTACACAGATTAACGGAGTCCGGGATTATGTCTATGGAGACCGAATTTCGAGAATCCATTGGAATGCAACCGCTAAGACGGGAACATGGAAGTCCAAGGAATTTGAGCATGAATCGATGCCAAAAACAGTTCTGGTTCTGGATGGACGGAAATCCAGTTATGTTTCTGATGCGCAATTTGAACTGGCCATCTCCACGACAGCCTCGTTATTGGAATATGGAGCTCGTGAGAGAATGAGCATGGGGCTCTGTACTTTGGGGGACAAGTTTCAAGCGTTTATGCCCCAAGCCGGTTATATGGATCGTCAACGGATGCTGAACCATTTAGTGGACTTGGATGCGGACGGCTACGGGAATGCAAAAGCCAGGCTGGAACTTAGAAGCGATTTCTTCACCTCGGGTATGTTTTTTGTCTTTGTCAGCCCAGAAGCCGATGAGGAGATCCTGGACTTACTGGTCTGGGCTAGAGTGCGCCAAATGACGCCTTATCATGTGGAGATCGGCGACCCTCTGCATTCGGGTGAGAAGTCAGGGAAGTGGCAGACTATACTTCTTCAGCATGGGCTCCGCGGTGTCTATGTACCTTCTCTTCAAGAACTGCCTTCGGCAATGGGAGGTCTCCGTTATGGATAA
- a CDS encoding AAA family ATPase, whose product MPATRESIAVISAVKNNLESCILGKSFEIRLLLTALLAGGHVLIEDVPGTGKTQLIKALAKSMNGDYRRIQCNPDILPSDITGVSVFHPHEERFVFRPGPVMTNILLADEINRATTKTQSALLEVMEERNVTVDGATYPLPHPFMLCATQNPIDFEGTYMLPEAQLDRFMFKISMGYPDASTEKSMLLSHQAGQPVDQLQPVTDMAQIAEIQREIRTVHIHDTVADYLLEVVRATREHGAVMLGASPRASLAFMTAAKAYAFLQERDYVLPDDIKELAPYVLGHRILLRPEARLDNLHAATVLQNILRQVAVPVSVGR is encoded by the coding sequence ATGCCCGCTACTCGCGAATCTATTGCCGTTATATCCGCAGTTAAAAATAACCTGGAATCCTGCATTCTTGGAAAATCATTTGAAATTAGATTGCTGCTTACCGCACTGCTGGCAGGCGGCCATGTCCTGATTGAAGATGTTCCAGGGACCGGGAAGACCCAGTTGATCAAGGCTTTAGCTAAATCTATGAACGGCGATTACCGGCGTATTCAGTGTAACCCGGATATTCTGCCGAGTGATATTACAGGTGTATCTGTTTTTCATCCCCATGAGGAACGATTTGTGTTTCGTCCAGGCCCGGTAATGACAAATATTCTGCTTGCAGATGAAATCAACCGGGCTACGACCAAGACCCAGTCCGCTCTATTAGAGGTTATGGAAGAACGGAATGTGACCGTGGATGGGGCAACATACCCGCTGCCGCATCCGTTTATGCTTTGTGCTACCCAGAATCCGATTGATTTCGAAGGAACCTACATGCTGCCAGAAGCTCAGCTGGATCGCTTTATGTTCAAAATTTCGATGGGGTACCCGGACGCATCCACTGAGAAATCGATGCTGCTATCCCATCAGGCGGGCCAGCCCGTGGATCAATTACAGCCCGTTACGGATATGGCACAAATCGCCGAGATTCAAAGGGAGATTCGGACGGTTCACATTCATGATACGGTTGCCGACTATCTACTGGAAGTTGTCCGGGCAACGCGGGAGCATGGTGCCGTGATGCTAGGAGCAAGTCCTCGCGCTTCACTGGCATTTATGACTGCGGCCAAAGCCTATGCTTTTCTGCAAGAAAGGGACTATGTGCTTCCCGATGATATCAAGGAGTTAGCACCTTATGTGCTGGGGCATCGCATCCTGCTTCGTCCTGAGGCAAGATTAGACAATCTGCACGCCGCAACAGTTCTGCAAAATATATTAAGACAGGTGGCTGTGCCTGTATCGGTGGGGCGCTGA
- the spoVAE gene encoding stage V sporulation protein AE, giving the protein MIFLWAFIIGGLICVVGQLMFDVVKLTPAHTMSTLVVIGAILDGLGWYDPLVKFAGAGASVPITSFGNSLVHGALTELHRDGWIGVITGIFDVTSAGISSAIIFSFLAALAVRPRG; this is encoded by the coding sequence ATGATTTTTCTATGGGCGTTTATTATAGGAGGCTTAATTTGCGTAGTGGGCCAGCTGATGTTTGATGTAGTCAAGCTGACTCCGGCTCATACAATGAGCACGCTTGTTGTTATTGGAGCCATATTGGACGGTTTGGGCTGGTATGACCCGCTTGTTAAATTTGCCGGTGCTGGCGCCTCGGTTCCCATTACGAGCTTTGGCAACTCCTTGGTCCACGGGGCACTTACTGAACTTCATCGGGATGGCTGGATAGGCGTCATTACCGGAATCTTTGATGTGACGAGCGCCGGGATTTCCTCTGCGATAATCTTCTCCTTCTTGGCGGCACTAGCGGTCCGTCCCAGGGGCTAA
- the spoVAD gene encoding stage V sporulation protein AD, protein MLIGSQTWEFKNKPVIIGSSSVVGPEEGQGPLAEEFDYIYDNLEIDESTWEKAERKLLEQASSLALINAGINREQLQFFIGGDLMNQIISASFAARQLGVPYLGVFGACSTSMESLAVASMIVDSGGAQHVLAGTASHNCTVEKQFRYPTEYGSQKPPTAQYTVTGSGCAVVAAKGSGPRVTHATIGKIQDLGVKNPFDMGTAMAPAAADTIVTHLKDTGRTPADYDLIVTGDLATFGHSIVKDLLKQSGINMEQTEFKDCGLMIYDMKKQPFVLAGGSGCGCSAVVTYSHILNKVRKGELNRILVVATGALLSPLSYQQGETIPCIAHAVAIEKEGTGS, encoded by the coding sequence ATGCTAATTGGTTCGCAAACCTGGGAGTTTAAGAATAAGCCTGTCATCATCGGGTCCTCCTCGGTTGTGGGGCCTGAAGAGGGACAGGGTCCGTTAGCTGAAGAATTTGATTATATCTATGACAATCTGGAGATTGATGAATCCACCTGGGAGAAGGCTGAGCGAAAGCTGCTGGAGCAGGCCAGCTCACTTGCGCTGATTAATGCAGGCATTAACAGAGAGCAGCTGCAATTCTTCATCGGCGGCGACCTGATGAATCAAATTATCAGTGCTTCCTTTGCCGCACGCCAGCTTGGTGTTCCTTATCTGGGAGTGTTCGGGGCCTGTTCTACATCTATGGAGAGCCTGGCGGTGGCTTCCATGATTGTGGATTCGGGGGGAGCACAGCATGTGCTGGCCGGAACAGCCAGTCATAATTGTACGGTGGAGAAGCAATTTAGATATCCAACGGAATATGGCTCTCAGAAGCCTCCTACCGCGCAGTATACGGTGACGGGCTCAGGCTGTGCCGTTGTGGCTGCCAAAGGAAGCGGCCCGCGTGTCACTCACGCTACAATTGGCAAAATACAGGACCTCGGTGTCAAGAATCCGTTCGACATGGGCACCGCCATGGCTCCTGCTGCTGCGGACACTATTGTCACACATCTTAAGGATACGGGCCGCACGCCAGCTGATTATGATTTGATCGTAACTGGAGACCTGGCTACGTTTGGGCACTCGATCGTTAAGGATCTGCTGAAACAAAGCGGTATAAATATGGAACAGACCGAATTTAAAGATTGTGGATTGATGATCTATGATATGAAGAAGCAGCCCTTTGTGCTCGCTGGAGGCAGTGGCTGCGGCTGCTCAGCGGTCGTCACTTACAGCCACATCCTGAACAAAGTCCGCAAAGGTGAGCTAAACCGCATTTTAGTCGTGGCAACAGGGGCTTTACTGTCACCCCTGTCTTATCAGCAGGGAGAGACGATTCCGTGTATTGCCCATGCGGTAGCCATCGAGAAGGAGGGGACAGGCTCATGA
- the spoVAC gene encoding stage V sporulation protein AC, with translation MATNSKSGSGLRLNSLSLNEKEYKQISKKHGPKPNIFMNCLRAFVVGGLICVLGQAIQEFFKAVFKMTNQEASSPTVAVLIIISVILTCFGVYDKIAQWAGAGSAVPVTGFANSMCSSAIESRSEGIVLGVGANMFKLAGSVIVFGVVAAFIIGVIYAIFGIQGGH, from the coding sequence TTGGCAACAAATAGTAAATCCGGCTCGGGGCTCCGGCTGAATTCATTGTCGCTGAACGAGAAGGAGTATAAACAAATATCGAAGAAGCATGGCCCTAAGCCAAATATTTTCATGAATTGCTTGCGGGCGTTTGTGGTTGGAGGTTTAATCTGTGTGCTTGGACAGGCCATCCAGGAATTTTTCAAAGCCGTGTTCAAAATGACGAATCAGGAAGCGAGCAGCCCCACGGTCGCTGTATTGATTATCATCTCTGTGATCCTGACCTGTTTTGGTGTTTATGACAAGATTGCTCAATGGGCGGGCGCCGGCTCGGCCGTCCCTGTAACGGGTTTTGCCAACTCGATGTGCTCCTCGGCGATTGAGAGCCGTTCGGAAGGCATTGTACTTGGTGTAGGGGCTAATATGTTTAAGCTTGCCGGTTCCGTCATCGTATTTGGCGTGGTGGCAGCCTTTATCATTGGTGTCATCTATGCCATATTCGGCATTCAAGGGGGCCATTAA
- a CDS encoding M42 family metallopeptidase, producing the protein MEQKTLDLFKHLTEFPSAPGFERELRSWIKERLSAYTEEFVQDRLGSLFGVLRGDNEGPKVMVAGHMDEVGFMVTGISDNGMVSFQTLGGWFSQVVLAQRLQIITPNGPVVGVVGSTPTHLLSEADRNKPVNIKSMYLDIGADSKEEAESAGVRPGLQIVPICEFTPLVNPKKILAKAWDNRYGVGLAIELVEALHKEKLPNIVYAGATVQEELGLRGARTSANLIQPDIFFGLDASAANDMTGDKRAFGKLGEGALLRIFDPTMLTHRGMVEYVQDTAETHKIKYQYFVSPGGTDAGQVHLSGIGVPSTVIGICSRYIHTSSSIIHTDDYDAAKELLIKLVRGLDRTTLNTILENA; encoded by the coding sequence ATGGAACAGAAGACACTCGATCTATTCAAACACTTAACAGAATTCCCTTCCGCTCCGGGATTTGAAAGAGAGCTTCGGAGCTGGATTAAAGAACGTTTGTCCGCATATACCGAAGAGTTTGTTCAGGATCGGCTGGGAAGCCTATTCGGCGTACTTCGCGGGGATAACGAAGGACCTAAGGTCATGGTTGCCGGCCACATGGATGAGGTAGGCTTTATGGTAACCGGGATCAGCGACAATGGCATGGTTTCCTTCCAGACACTGGGCGGCTGGTTCAGCCAGGTCGTCCTTGCTCAGAGATTGCAGATCATCACACCTAATGGCCCTGTCGTCGGTGTGGTTGGCTCAACTCCAACCCATCTGCTAAGTGAGGCGGATCGCAACAAACCCGTAAATATCAAATCCATGTATCTGGACATCGGCGCTGACAGCAAAGAAGAAGCGGAAAGTGCTGGAGTACGTCCTGGATTGCAGATTGTACCTATCTGTGAGTTCACACCGCTTGTAAATCCTAAGAAAATCTTGGCGAAGGCTTGGGATAACCGCTATGGAGTGGGGTTAGCTATCGAACTCGTTGAAGCTTTACATAAAGAGAAGCTCCCTAATATCGTCTACGCTGGAGCGACAGTTCAAGAAGAGCTTGGACTTAGAGGGGCGCGCACATCGGCAAATCTAATCCAACCTGATATTTTCTTCGGCTTAGATGCAAGTGCTGCCAACGATATGACCGGAGACAAGAGGGCCTTCGGCAAGCTTGGTGAAGGCGCATTGCTGCGCATCTTCGATCCGACCATGCTGACTCACCGCGGAATGGTGGAATATGTACAGGACACTGCTGAGACCCATAAGATCAAGTACCAATACTTCGTTTCTCCTGGTGGAACAGACGCAGGGCAAGTGCATTTAAGCGGAATCGGAGTCCCTTCAACGGTCATTGGCATTTGCTCGCGCTATATTCACACGTCCTCCTCCATCATCCATACGGATGATTACGATGCTGCCAAGGAATTGCTGATCAAGCTCGTTCGAGGTCTGGATCGAACGACACTGAATACAATTCTTGAGAACGCATAA
- a CDS encoding phosphotransferase family protein: MHSKMKRALQRSELELMVAQSFGPAVSVDDVRFLEDGWFNTACLIQLSGGKEVVLKVGPPPEAVTMRYEQGIMGTEVEVLRLIQEAGVPAPEVYDYNTDRTILDGEYFFMQKLPGEPYNKIKESLSAEQRETVEQELGRLNKMINEIQGDRFGSPAAADRRYGDWPSAFFGMMEDLMKDAEESHTPLPASSAEILKLVHKQRGYLEEVLTPKLVHWDLWDGNLFVEEDRISGIIDCERALWGDPLMEHYFRRFADSRAFHQGYGKLDRTPGYEARKLLYDLYLDLILHIECVFRDYENDGHRKWAKDNLWASWQQIANDLK; this comes from the coding sequence ATGCATAGCAAAATGAAGAGGGCGCTGCAGCGTTCGGAGCTTGAACTTATGGTTGCCCAGTCTTTTGGGCCCGCTGTTTCAGTAGATGATGTTAGATTTTTAGAGGATGGGTGGTTCAATACGGCTTGTCTGATTCAGCTAAGCGGGGGCAAGGAGGTTGTCTTAAAGGTCGGTCCTCCCCCGGAAGCTGTTACGATGAGGTATGAACAAGGGATTATGGGGACCGAGGTTGAGGTGCTCAGACTCATTCAAGAAGCAGGGGTTCCGGCTCCGGAAGTATATGATTACAATACGGACAGAACGATTTTAGATGGTGAGTATTTTTTTATGCAGAAGCTGCCAGGGGAGCCTTACAATAAGATCAAGGAATCCCTTTCTGCTGAGCAAAGAGAAACTGTCGAGCAGGAGCTGGGTCGGCTGAACAAGATGATCAATGAGATTCAGGGAGACCGGTTCGGTAGTCCGGCCGCTGCAGACAGGCGTTACGGAGATTGGCCTTCCGCTTTCTTCGGAATGATGGAGGATCTGATGAAGGATGCGGAGGAATCGCATACACCTCTTCCTGCCTCCTCAGCAGAGATTTTGAAGCTTGTACACAAGCAAAGAGGTTATTTGGAAGAAGTATTAACTCCGAAGCTGGTACATTGGGATTTATGGGACGGCAATCTGTTTGTGGAGGAGGATCGGATCAGCGGCATTATTGATTGTGAACGGGCTTTGTGGGGAGATCCGCTCATGGAGCATTATTTTAGACGATTTGCGGATTCCAGAGCTTTTCACCAAGGATATGGTAAGCTGGATAGGACTCCGGGATATGAGGCGCGCAAGCTGCTGTATGATCTGTATCTTGATCTTATTTTGCATATTGAATGCGTATTTCGGGATTATGAGAATGATGGCCACCGGAAGTGGGCCAAGGATAATCTGTGGGCCAGCTGGCAGCAAATAGCTAATGATTTGAAATAG